The following are encoded together in the Ovis aries strain OAR_USU_Benz2616 breed Rambouillet chromosome X, ARS-UI_Ramb_v3.0, whole genome shotgun sequence genome:
- the LOC101114167 gene encoding spindlin-2 — translation MKTPNSQEAEAQQTKAVAGKATGSANMMKKKASQKKQRGRPSSQPRRNIVGCRISHGWKEGDEPITQWKGTVLDQVPINPSLYLVKYDGIDCVYGLELHRDERVLSLKILSDRVASTQVSDANLANTIIGKAVEHMFEDEHGSKDEWRGMVLAQAPIMKAWFYITYEKDPVLYMYQLLDDYKEGDLRIMPESSESPLTEREPGGVVDGLIGKHVEYTKEDGSKRIGMVIHQVEAKPSVYFIKFDDDFHIYVYDLVKKS, via the coding sequence ATGAAAACCCCCAACTCACAGGAGGCCGAAGCGCAGCAAACCAAGGCTGTTGCAGGAAAGGCCACTGGGTCTGCAAACATGATGAAGAAAAAAGCCTCACAAAAGAAGCAGAGAGGCAGACCTTCATCGCAGCCCCGCAGGAACATTGTGGGCTGCAGAATTTCACACGGATGGAAGGAAGGTGATGAACCCATCACTCAGTGGAAAGGAACTGTTCTGGATCAGGTGCCTATAAATCCTTCTCTTTATCTGGTGAAATATGATGGAATTGACTGTGTCTATGGACTGGAACTTCACAGAGATGAAAGAGTTTTGTCTCTTAAAATTCTTTCTGATAGGGTGGCATCAactcaagtcagtgatgcaaaCCTTGCAAATACCATAATTGGTAAAGCTGTGGAACATATGTTTGAGGATGAGCATGGTTCTAAGGACGAATGGAGAGGAATGGTGTTAGCCCAAGCACCGATCATGAAAGCCTGGTTTTATATTACCTATGAGAAAGACCCTGTCTTGTACATGTACCAACTTCTAGATGATTATAAAGAAGGAGACCTCCGTATCATGCCAGAATCCAGTGAGTCTCCTCTCACAGAAAGGGAGCCAGGAGGAGTTGTAGATGGTCTGATAGGTAAGCATGTGGAATATACCAAAGAAGATGGCTCCAAACGGATTGGAATGGTCATTCACCAAGTGGAAGCCAAACCCTCTGTGTATTTCATCAAGTTTGATGATGATTTCCATATCTATGTCTATGATTTGGTGAAAAAGTCCTAA